Below is a window of Ferviditalea candida DNA.
ATTCAGGTTTAAGGTGAGCCGATCCCGTAAATACGGCAGGCCGCAAAGCAGCAAAATAAAGGGATTATGCGAATCCATGGAAAAATTGAATAACAGGTTCAAATCGCTTAAGAATACGTCCTTGGCCATCTGCATCTCGTCGAGAATGAACACCGGCGTAATCTTTCGGTCATGGTATGAAACCGTTACGGCATGCTGAATTTGACGGAACAGATCGATCTTGCGGGTTTTCGGTTCTTCCCCAAGGCCAAAGGCCAGCCCCCGGTAAAAGTCGTTCACGGATCCCGTAGACATTGGAAAATAGACGACTTTGTACAGGGATTTATTCAGGGATTCGGTAAAGACCCGTAGCGCATAGGTCTTTCCGGCTCCGGGTTCGCCGACGAGAAGTCCCATACCGCGCACTTGTTTCATATAATTCAGGCACCCCAACGCTTCCTGATGCGGGGTTGATACATAGGCATCGGATACCTTCAATTCTTTGGAGAATGGTGGGGCGGAAAGCGAATAGAAAGCTTTAAACATCCGCA
It encodes the following:
- a CDS encoding ExeA family protein — protein: MFKAFYSLSAPPFSKELKVSDAYVSTPHQEALGCLNYMKQVRGMGLLVGEPGAGKTYALRVFTESLNKSLYKVVYFPMSTGSVNDFYRGLAFGLGEEPKTRKIDLFRQIQHAVTVSYHDRKITPVFILDEMQMAKDVFLSDLNLLFNFSMDSHNPFILLLCGLPYLRDRLTLNLN